A stretch of Streptomyces vietnamensis DNA encodes these proteins:
- a CDS encoding alpha/beta hydrolase family protein, whose amino-acid sequence MADISEMVKGLAKGLSSPVRAPILHTPDEYGMAYEDVTFPSLDGTPLEAWWIPCPGSDKLIIANHPMPMNRYGFPSHLPPWQFVPGNTIEVNYMREYQHLHEAGYNVLTYDARNHGQSGDANGFIFTWGQFESRDVAGSLRYARSRPDAATMKVGLLSRCMGANATFMAMTRHPELFADVHALVAIQPISMRAMVERNLEAMGIADQFEAVDREVELNLSFTIDEVSPIEYAKNCQVPTFITQVHDDALTKPSDVQAIFDAVPVGDKKLFWIEGSTRRWDGYNYFSEHPERLVEWFDKHVN is encoded by the coding sequence ATGGCGGATATTTCGGAGATGGTCAAGGGGCTGGCGAAGGGCCTCAGCAGCCCGGTGCGTGCGCCGATCCTGCACACGCCGGACGAGTACGGGATGGCATACGAGGACGTCACGTTCCCATCCCTGGATGGCACCCCGCTGGAAGCGTGGTGGATCCCCTGCCCGGGCTCGGACAAGCTGATCATCGCCAACCACCCGATGCCCATGAACCGCTACGGCTTCCCCTCGCACCTGCCCCCGTGGCAGTTCGTCCCCGGCAACACCATCGAGGTCAACTACATGCGGGAGTACCAGCACCTGCATGAAGCCGGTTACAACGTGCTGACCTACGACGCACGCAACCACGGCCAGAGCGGCGACGCCAATGGCTTCATCTTCACCTGGGGCCAGTTCGAGTCCCGCGACGTGGCCGGCTCACTGCGGTACGCCAGATCCCGCCCCGACGCGGCCACCATGAAGGTGGGCCTGCTCAGCCGCTGCATGGGCGCCAACGCCACGTTCATGGCGATGACCCGGCATCCGGAGCTCTTCGCGGACGTGCACGCCCTGGTCGCCATCCAGCCGATCTCGATGCGCGCGATGGTCGAGCGCAACCTTGAGGCGATGGGGATCGCGGACCAGTTCGAGGCCGTGGACCGGGAGGTGGAACTGAACCTCAGCTTCACCATCGACGAGGTGTCGCCGATCGAGTACGCCAAGAACTGCCAGGTGCCCACCTTCATCACCCAGGTGCATGACGACGCACTGACCAAGCCCTCCGACGTGCAGGCGATCTTCGATGCCGTCCCCGTCGGCGACAAGAAGCTGTTCTGGATCGAGGGCAGCACCCGGCGCTGGGACGGCTACAACTACTTCTCCGAGCACCCCGAACGGCTGGTCGAGTGGTTCGACAAGCACGTGAACTGA
- a CDS encoding helix-turn-helix domain-containing protein yields MDNAAETREFLTSRRARISPQQAGLPAHGPRRVPGLRRAEVAQLAGVSVEYYSRLERGDLSGVSDQVLDALARALRLSEDDRTHLEDLARAAGPGRRRRRRAAAASVRPNLQRLLDSMACPAFVLNGRGDVLAANSLGRALYAPMIEAAGGATPNHGRFIFLDPRSRQFWGDWESAADNLVALLHAQAGRAPYDKDLTDLIGELSTRSDDFRTRWAGHDVRQYHQGAKAIHHPVVGTLHLAYESLDLPADGLILFAYGAEPGSDSEDALRILASWAADHVPEPAERSPGRTSNVRRPGVRQDAPRTDD; encoded by the coding sequence GTGGACAATGCAGCCGAGACCCGGGAGTTTCTGACCTCCCGCCGCGCCAGGATCAGCCCGCAGCAGGCGGGGTTGCCCGCCCATGGCCCCCGTCGGGTACCGGGACTGCGGCGCGCCGAGGTCGCGCAGCTCGCCGGGGTCAGCGTCGAGTATTACTCGCGGCTGGAGCGCGGTGACCTGTCCGGAGTGTCGGACCAGGTCCTTGACGCCCTCGCTCGGGCGCTGCGGCTGAGTGAGGACGACCGCACCCATCTGGAGGATCTTGCCCGCGCCGCCGGTCCGGGACGTCGACGCCGACGCCGGGCGGCCGCCGCCTCGGTGCGGCCGAACCTGCAGCGTCTCCTGGACTCCATGGCCTGTCCGGCGTTCGTCCTGAACGGCCGTGGTGACGTCCTGGCCGCCAACAGCCTCGGCCGTGCCCTGTACGCCCCCATGATCGAAGCTGCCGGGGGAGCCACCCCCAACCATGGCCGGTTCATATTCCTGGACCCCCGCTCCCGCCAGTTCTGGGGCGACTGGGAAAGCGCCGCCGACAACCTGGTCGCTCTCCTGCACGCCCAGGCCGGCCGCGCCCCCTACGACAAGGACCTCACCGACCTCATTGGTGAGCTGTCCACCCGCAGTGACGATTTCCGTACCCGCTGGGCCGGCCACGACGTCCGCCAGTACCACCAGGGCGCCAAAGCCATCCACCACCCCGTGGTCGGCACCCTTCACCTCGCCTACGAATCCCTCGACCTGCCCGCCGACGGCCTCATCCTGTTCGCCTACGGCGCCGAGCCGGGCAGCGACTCCGAAGACGCGCTGCGCATCCTGGCCAGCTGGGCCGCCGACCACGTCCCCGAGCCAGCCGAGCGCTCCCCCGGCAGGACGAGCAACGTTCGGCGGCCCGGTGTTCGGCAAGACGCCCCCCGCACCGACGACTAA
- a CDS encoding DUF6185 family protein → MIRSGWSAPRCLHVLLLLFCLLLPSVGEAAAAEDTPTDCRADQLKTAKVTALAEFEHRGNDFSMVTSTMDISVPAGWTHASDLLLDAHSPAYRSALACLVGKPTDEWNDFRDYEWRFKPVTVKADGQRVKVHYEASTWVQFSSSDAVGPWVLTVSKENWRIALRPSAALKGADWDRVQVDLGGRGALTASPRPAFGEGGTRLSWQRKEPDQNPTVTFRPPTVQHWDFITTTTEEPWQVWETWGIYSASAAFWYVASGALLLVAGRRLRRSLAGPTTAAESSALRYLRWWAILLMFLGVLVYLNDNLYRWFQKLGGWYHDYEPTVAVFVLAFLGRAIVNTCGSVASQFRDDRSRVSPSTAASSVLRG, encoded by the coding sequence GTGATCCGTTCCGGCTGGTCCGCTCCGCGCTGTCTGCATGTGCTTCTGCTGCTTTTCTGCCTCCTTCTGCCCTCGGTGGGGGAAGCTGCGGCTGCTGAGGACACCCCGACGGACTGCCGAGCCGACCAGCTCAAGACGGCCAAGGTCACGGCGCTGGCCGAGTTCGAGCACCGTGGCAACGACTTCAGCATGGTCACGAGCACCATGGACATCAGCGTGCCCGCTGGCTGGACGCACGCCTCCGACCTCCTCCTGGACGCCCATTCACCGGCCTATCGGTCAGCTCTGGCGTGCCTGGTGGGCAAGCCCACGGATGAGTGGAACGACTTCCGTGATTACGAGTGGCGGTTCAAGCCGGTGACCGTAAAGGCCGACGGCCAGCGGGTCAAGGTTCACTATGAGGCTTCCACGTGGGTCCAATTCAGCTCCTCCGACGCTGTCGGCCCCTGGGTTCTGACCGTCTCGAAGGAAAACTGGCGCATCGCGTTGCGCCCTTCCGCTGCTTTGAAGGGCGCCGACTGGGACAGGGTTCAGGTCGATCTGGGCGGGCGGGGCGCCCTGACGGCCAGCCCTCGGCCGGCTTTCGGCGAGGGCGGAACGAGACTGAGCTGGCAGCGCAAAGAGCCGGACCAGAATCCCACGGTCACTTTCCGCCCACCTACGGTGCAGCATTGGGATTTCATCACGACCACCACGGAGGAACCCTGGCAGGTTTGGGAGACGTGGGGCATCTACAGCGCCTCGGCAGCGTTCTGGTACGTCGCCTCAGGTGCGTTGTTGCTCGTCGCGGGTCGACGATTGAGGCGCAGTCTGGCCGGTCCGACGACAGCTGCGGAGTCGAGCGCACTGCGCTATCTGCGGTGGTGGGCGATCCTCCTGATGTTCCTGGGTGTGCTCGTCTATCTCAATGACAACCTCTACCGGTGGTTCCAGAAGTTGGGGGGCTGGTACCACGATTACGAACCGACTGTCGCGGTCTTCGTTTTGGCTTTCCTCGGACGAGCAATCGTCAATACCTGTGGATCGGTGGCTTCTCAGTTTCGGGATGACCGGAGCCGGGTGAGTCCGTCGACGGCTGCAAGTTCCGTGCTCAGGGGCTGA
- the istB gene encoding IS21-like element helper ATPase IstB, with product MSELVSTRIRTTAAKLGLPHLAESLNQYAGRADEAKMGYLDFLDLVLVEELAIRDDRRFRQGLRLSKLPHHKTLDEYDFSFQPELDPRKIKDLATLAFVEAKANVALLGPPGVGKTHIAVALSVAACRAGFSVYFTTLDDMVRQLKVAEAAGRLNSKLRTYLRPGVLVVDEVGYQPLERAEANLVFQVISKRYEKGSIILTSNKTFSEWGQVFGDEVLATAILDRLLHHCDVVSINGPSYRLKNRLAAIERETAA from the coding sequence TTGAGCGAGCTGGTCAGCACCCGAATCCGCACCACGGCCGCCAAACTCGGCCTGCCCCACCTGGCCGAGAGCCTGAACCAGTACGCCGGCCGGGCGGACGAGGCCAAGATGGGCTACCTCGACTTCCTCGATCTGGTCCTGGTCGAGGAACTTGCCATTCGTGACGACCGGCGCTTCCGTCAGGGCCTGCGGCTGTCCAAGCTGCCGCACCACAAGACGCTCGACGAGTACGACTTCTCCTTCCAGCCCGAGCTCGATCCCCGGAAGATCAAAGACCTCGCCACCCTCGCGTTCGTCGAGGCCAAGGCCAACGTGGCCCTGCTGGGACCGCCTGGGGTCGGCAAGACCCACATCGCCGTCGCGCTCTCGGTCGCCGCCTGCCGGGCCGGCTTCTCCGTCTACTTCACGACCCTCGACGACATGGTCCGCCAGCTCAAGGTCGCCGAGGCGGCCGGACGCCTCAACAGCAAACTCCGCACCTACCTCCGGCCCGGAGTTCTCGTCGTCGACGAAGTCGGCTACCAGCCACTCGAACGCGCTGAGGCGAACCTGGTGTTCCAGGTCATCTCCAAGCGCTACGAGAAGGGCTCGATCATCCTGACCTCGAACAAGACCTTCAGCGAATGGGGGCAGGTGTTCGGTGACGAAGTCCTCGCCACGGCCATCCTCGACCGGCTCCTGCACCACTGCGACGTCGTCTCCATCAACGGCCCCAGCTACAGACTCAAGAACCGTCTCGCAGCCATCGAGCGCGAGACCGCAGCCTAG
- a CDS encoding nucleotidyl transferase AbiEii/AbiGii toxin family protein, which produces MNEKQWTPSIPDGPDSVTEPIADRVCRRTEVPQTLTAGVGDVAAPHRIFDPALKHFDEAFRPADGVVEDPELRARWQTARRAALELVLAAVAGSPWAGSLVLRGSMLMGAWFGDAARAPKDIDFVVVPETWRIEEARTRTMLDGIAAAAERLAEDRGTDLSISAAGAVSEYIWTYERVPGHRLVLPWTVPGLPGGQVQLDFVFNERLPTPPRPAEVAGVRLLAADRESSLAWKLMWLSCDMYPQAKDLYDAVLLAESCTLPLSLLETVLREADEWPGRPDEPLNLAMFESAVREVDWMGFDDAHPDTEAARRDLGARLLAALAPAMRTA; this is translated from the coding sequence ATGAACGAGAAGCAGTGGACGCCGTCGATCCCTGACGGGCCCGACAGCGTCACCGAGCCCATCGCCGACCGTGTGTGCCGCAGGACCGAGGTTCCGCAGACCCTGACCGCGGGAGTCGGCGACGTGGCCGCGCCGCACCGCATCTTCGACCCCGCCCTCAAGCACTTCGACGAGGCGTTCCGGCCCGCCGACGGGGTCGTCGAGGACCCAGAGCTGCGGGCCCGCTGGCAGACGGCCCGGCGCGCGGCGCTGGAGCTCGTCCTCGCGGCCGTCGCCGGGTCGCCGTGGGCCGGCTCCCTCGTGCTGCGCGGCAGCATGCTGATGGGGGCCTGGTTCGGCGACGCCGCCCGCGCCCCGAAGGACATCGACTTCGTCGTCGTCCCCGAGACCTGGCGCATCGAGGAGGCCCGGACCCGGACGATGCTCGACGGGATCGCCGCGGCGGCCGAGCGCCTCGCCGAGGATCGTGGGACGGACCTGTCGATCTCGGCGGCCGGAGCCGTGTCCGAGTACATCTGGACCTACGAACGGGTACCTGGTCACCGTCTGGTCCTGCCGTGGACCGTCCCCGGGCTTCCCGGCGGCCAGGTCCAGCTCGACTTCGTCTTCAATGAGCGCCTCCCGACCCCTCCCCGCCCCGCCGAGGTCGCGGGGGTCCGCCTGCTGGCCGCGGACAGGGAATCGTCCTTGGCCTGGAAGCTCATGTGGCTGAGCTGCGACATGTATCCGCAGGCCAAGGACCTGTACGACGCGGTCCTCCTCGCCGAGAGCTGCACCCTGCCCCTGTCCCTCCTGGAGACGGTGCTGCGCGAGGCGGACGAGTGGCCGGGCCGTCCGGACGAGCCCCTGAACCTGGCAATGTTCGAGAGCGCCGTCCGCGAGGTCGACTGGATGGGCTTCGACGACGCCCACCCGGACACCGAGGCCGCCCGGCGTGACCTCGGCGCCCGTCTACTGGCCGCCCTTGCTCCGGCAATGAGGACGGCCTAG
- a CDS encoding BlaI/MecI/CopY family transcriptional regulator codes for MGTSRRRGQGELEAQVLAALRAASGPVTAGMVRELLGGDLAHTTVITILTRLHAKGAVSRKRAGRSFEWTAVADEAGLAALRMRRVLDGESDREAVLTRFVTGLSSEEEQLMRELLAQAEEERED; via the coding sequence GTGGGTACGTCGCGGCGGCGTGGGCAGGGCGAGTTGGAGGCCCAGGTGCTGGCCGCGCTGCGGGCGGCCAGCGGGCCCGTCACCGCGGGTATGGTGCGGGAGCTGCTCGGCGGCGACCTCGCGCACACCACCGTCATCACCATCCTGACCCGCCTGCACGCGAAGGGCGCCGTGTCGCGCAAGCGCGCGGGCCGGTCGTTCGAGTGGACGGCGGTCGCGGACGAGGCGGGGCTCGCGGCGCTGCGGATGCGCCGGGTCCTGGACGGCGAGTCCGACCGTGAGGCGGTTCTCACGCGCTTCGTCACGGGACTGTCGTCGGAGGAGGAGCAGCTGATGCGGGAGCTGCTGGCGCAGGCCGAGGAGGAGAGGGAGGACTGA
- the istA gene encoding IS21 family transposase, producing the protein MELRRFRGLFESGAMSLSEIAKETGLNRRTVRKYLSSEGPVAPPRRAAPGHGRRRKVDEVAPLIDAMLRSEILIKGAVVHERLVAEYGFTGTYQRVKLYMQEARPRIAEELGISPGELAGLHRRFEVVPGAQAQVDWGDEGQILAHVGIPKVYSFHMTLSYSRDPFCCFTTSQDLATFFDCHRQAFAHFGGVPMSIVYDRTKTVVRRHVAPGEAVPLHPEAVGFAGHYDFDIDVLAAYRPTGKGRVERQVLIVRDHVLAGRSFSSIEELDSAFNAWVPLRRAKSHGTHGEVIGHRAIRDHMALRPLPVTPYVVTQRHLRYVGKDCLVAFDANLYSVPARKVRARQLVEVRATKSQITLHSTVPDANGDTLLAIHRRAVGRGACVVDEKHWDGLPDGRNRRTTTGDVPPQPRHQNALGADTAGSLMALLNRAAAVRVEVGRRPLSVYDELTGTRPFTTHPTPEEPS; encoded by the coding sequence ATGGAGCTTCGACGCTTCCGCGGGCTGTTCGAGTCCGGGGCGATGAGCCTGTCGGAGATCGCGAAGGAGACCGGACTCAACCGCCGCACGGTCCGCAAGTACCTGTCCTCTGAAGGCCCGGTCGCCCCGCCTCGACGGGCTGCGCCCGGACATGGCCGTCGGCGGAAGGTGGATGAGGTCGCGCCCCTGATCGACGCGATGCTGCGGTCGGAGATTCTGATCAAGGGGGCCGTGGTTCACGAGAGGCTGGTGGCCGAGTACGGCTTCACCGGCACCTATCAGCGGGTCAAGCTCTACATGCAGGAGGCCCGGCCTCGGATCGCGGAGGAACTGGGAATCAGCCCGGGCGAGCTGGCCGGCTTGCACCGCAGGTTCGAGGTCGTGCCTGGAGCGCAGGCCCAAGTCGACTGGGGCGACGAAGGGCAGATCCTCGCCCACGTCGGCATCCCGAAGGTCTACTCGTTCCACATGACCTTGTCCTACTCGCGAGATCCGTTCTGCTGCTTCACCACCAGCCAGGACCTGGCCACCTTCTTCGACTGCCACCGGCAGGCGTTCGCCCACTTCGGCGGGGTGCCGATGTCGATCGTCTACGACCGCACAAAGACCGTCGTCCGACGCCACGTCGCACCGGGCGAGGCCGTTCCCCTGCACCCGGAAGCGGTCGGGTTCGCCGGGCACTACGACTTCGACATCGACGTGCTGGCCGCCTACCGCCCCACCGGGAAAGGCCGGGTCGAGCGGCAGGTCCTGATCGTCCGCGACCACGTCCTGGCCGGACGGTCCTTCTCCTCCATCGAGGAGCTGGACTCAGCTTTCAACGCCTGGGTTCCGTTGCGCCGAGCGAAGTCCCACGGCACCCACGGCGAAGTCATCGGGCACCGCGCGATCCGCGACCACATGGCCCTCAGGCCCCTGCCGGTGACGCCTTACGTGGTCACCCAGAGACACCTTCGCTACGTCGGCAAGGACTGCCTGGTCGCCTTCGATGCGAACCTCTACTCGGTGCCGGCCCGCAAGGTCCGCGCACGTCAGCTGGTGGAAGTCAGGGCAACAAAGTCCCAGATCACTCTGCATTCCACCGTTCCCGACGCCAACGGCGACACCCTGCTGGCCATTCACCGCAGGGCTGTCGGCCGGGGAGCCTGTGTCGTCGACGAGAAGCACTGGGACGGTCTTCCCGACGGCAGGAACCGGCGGACCACCACCGGTGACGTGCCTCCGCAGCCCCGTCATCAGAACGCCCTCGGCGCGGATACGGCCGGCTCGCTGATGGCTCTCCTGAACCGGGCCGCGGCCGTCCGCGTCGAGGTCGGCCGCAGACCTTTGTCGGTCTATGACGAACTGACCGGGACCCGTCCCTTCACCACCCACCCCACGCCGGAGGAGCCCAGTTGA